A genome region from Corynebacterium uberis includes the following:
- the pstS gene encoding phosphate ABC transporter substrate-binding protein PstS — translation MTISPRRCVTGSIALLAATTLLASCSEDTGSSSATQIDGVSNTAGQVVAEGASSQQQAMDYFGVQYGHAVGGATLAYNSSGSGSGRQNFIGGQVDFAGSDSPLKDDQVDKAKQRCGSDAWHLPFVIGPVAVAVHLDGVEEINLSVPTVAKIFSGKITSWNDPAIAAENPGASLPDKQISVVYRSDESGTSDNFQKFLKAAAPDLWETTGQQFPQKVGSGANGSNGVATEVGNIDGAVTYVEAGFAKANPAITVANIDFGHGPVALDAQSVGVALDNLSFKGTGNNMVVDSDALFSMDAQGAYPLVLTTYEIVCSDYTNAGASEGTAARVKDFLTVALHSQDDQLAELGYIPVTGSHLERLTQAVAAIK, via the coding sequence GTGACTATTTCTCCGCGTCGCTGCGTTACCGGCTCCATCGCCCTTCTCGCCGCGACGACCCTGCTTGCCAGCTGCTCCGAAGACACCGGCAGCTCCTCCGCCACCCAGATTGACGGTGTGAGCAACACCGCAGGCCAGGTCGTCGCCGAGGGAGCCTCCTCGCAACAGCAGGCCATGGACTACTTCGGCGTCCAGTACGGCCACGCCGTGGGCGGGGCAACCCTGGCCTATAACTCGTCCGGATCCGGCTCCGGGCGCCAGAACTTCATCGGCGGGCAGGTGGATTTTGCCGGGTCCGACTCCCCGCTCAAGGATGACCAGGTGGACAAGGCCAAGCAGCGCTGCGGCTCGGATGCGTGGCACCTGCCGTTTGTCATCGGCCCCGTGGCCGTGGCCGTCCACCTTGATGGCGTGGAGGAAATCAACCTGTCCGTGCCCACCGTGGCCAAGATCTTCTCCGGGAAGATCACGTCCTGGAATGATCCGGCCATCGCGGCGGAGAACCCGGGTGCCTCCCTACCGGATAAGCAGATCAGCGTGGTTTACCGCTCCGACGAGTCGGGTACCTCTGATAACTTCCAGAAGTTCCTCAAGGCCGCCGCCCCGGACCTGTGGGAGACCACCGGCCAGCAGTTCCCCCAGAAGGTCGGCTCCGGGGCCAACGGCTCCAACGGCGTGGCCACGGAGGTGGGCAACATCGACGGCGCGGTGACCTATGTGGAGGCCGGCTTTGCCAAGGCCAACCCCGCCATCACGGTGGCCAACATTGACTTCGGCCACGGCCCGGTGGCGCTGGACGCGCAGTCCGTGGGCGTGGCGCTGGACAACTTAAGCTTCAAGGGAACCGGCAACAACATGGTGGTGGATTCGGACGCGCTGTTTTCCATGGACGCGCAGGGCGCCTACCCGCTGGTGCTGACCACCTATGAGATCGTCTGCTCGGACTACACCAATGCCGGGGCGTCCGAGGGCACGGCCGCGCGGGTGAAGGACTTCCTCACCGTCGCGCTGCACTCCCAGGATGATCAGCTTGCCGAGCTCGGCTACATCCCGGTCACCGGCAGCCACTTAGAGCGCCTGACGCAGGCCGTCGCGGCCATCAAGTAG
- the mshD gene encoding mycothiol synthase — protein MEIQQTTPTQQAVDCAHASGAFSEQFLRGLVEPELGHRHRLALCDGACVGLWATDGTTAELAVDPAYRRRGIATALLRAEPLPVWLHQQGADAEPAHALADALGWQPVRTLQVLALSDPQLRDAAEGAAAPEGYRRLNLTESCTRWGSDHVEEAWLAVNNRAFDWHPEQGGWTRADLRRAMDADWFDPADVLLLWQEDTGELAGFHWTKWHGEGLGEVYVIGLDPDFQGRGLAGPLLRLGLARQVARGARRVILYVEADNAAALKVYAAQGFVVAEEHVLFAPKD, from the coding sequence ATGGAGATACAGCAGACCACCCCCACCCAGCAGGCCGTCGACTGTGCGCACGCCTCCGGGGCGTTTTCTGAGCAATTCCTGCGCGGACTGGTGGAGCCGGAGCTTGGCCACCGCCACCGGCTGGCGCTGTGCGACGGCGCGTGTGTAGGGCTGTGGGCCACCGACGGCACTACCGCAGAGCTCGCCGTGGATCCCGCTTATCGACGCCGCGGCATCGCCACCGCGCTCCTGCGCGCCGAGCCCCTGCCGGTGTGGCTGCACCAGCAGGGTGCGGACGCCGAGCCTGCCCACGCGCTGGCCGATGCCCTCGGCTGGCAGCCGGTGCGCACCCTCCAGGTGCTCGCGCTGAGTGACCCGCAGCTGCGGGACGCCGCCGAAGGGGCCGCCGCGCCGGAGGGGTACCGCCGCCTCAACCTGACCGAATCGTGCACCCGGTGGGGCAGCGACCACGTGGAGGAGGCGTGGCTGGCCGTGAACAACCGGGCCTTCGACTGGCACCCGGAGCAGGGCGGGTGGACGCGCGCGGACCTGCGCCGGGCGATGGACGCGGACTGGTTCGACCCCGCCGACGTGCTGCTGCTATGGCAGGAGGACACCGGTGAGCTGGCGGGCTTCCACTGGACCAAGTGGCACGGCGAGGGCCTCGGCGAGGTCTACGTCATCGGCCTCGACCCGGACTTCCAGGGCCGCGGGCTGGCCGGCCCGCTGCTGCGCCTGGGGCTGGCTCGCCAGGTGGCGCGGGGTGCGCGCCGGGTCATCTTGTACGTGGAGGCGGACAACGCCGCGGCGCTGAAGGTCTACGCCGCGCAGGGGTTTGTGGTGGCAGAAGAGCACGTGCTTTTCGCCCCCAAGGACTAA
- the pstC gene encoding phosphate ABC transporter permease subunit PstC produces MTTVGSTHTRPGDRIFRGLSTSAATLITVLITAIGVFLVWRAVPALRRNEGGLWGFFSYAGPWETQNTQAMHFGIPNLLAVTVLISVVALALAMPVALGIAIFLSHYAPARLVRPLGYLVDMLAAVPSIVYGLWGWLVLGPWLSGLYEWLARWAGGFFLFTQYDNSPAFATGRNLFTGGIVLAVMILPIIAATAREVFVQTPKGQVEAALALGATRWEVVRMTVLPFGMSGYISGAMLGLGRALGETMALYMVISPAAGFRFSLFDGGTTFATAIANAAPEFNNNISAGAYIAAGLVLFVLTFVVNSIARALVAKK; encoded by the coding sequence ATGACTACCGTGGGCTCAACTCATACCCGTCCCGGGGATCGGATCTTCCGTGGCCTGTCCACCTCCGCGGCGACGCTGATCACCGTCCTCATCACCGCCATCGGGGTGTTCCTGGTGTGGCGGGCGGTGCCAGCGTTGCGCCGCAACGAGGGCGGACTGTGGGGATTCTTCAGCTACGCCGGGCCTTGGGAGACGCAAAACACCCAGGCCATGCACTTTGGCATCCCCAACCTGCTGGCCGTGACCGTGCTCATCTCCGTGGTGGCCCTCGCCCTGGCCATGCCGGTGGCGTTGGGCATTGCCATCTTCTTGTCCCATTACGCGCCGGCGCGGCTGGTGCGCCCGCTGGGCTACCTGGTGGACATGCTCGCCGCGGTGCCGTCGATTGTGTACGGCCTGTGGGGCTGGCTGGTCTTAGGGCCCTGGCTGTCCGGGCTCTACGAGTGGCTGGCGCGCTGGGCGGGCGGGTTCTTCCTGTTTACGCAGTATGACAATTCGCCGGCGTTTGCCACGGGGCGCAACCTGTTTACCGGCGGGATCGTCCTGGCCGTGATGATCTTGCCGATCATCGCCGCCACGGCCCGCGAGGTCTTTGTGCAGACCCCCAAAGGCCAGGTGGAGGCCGCGTTGGCGCTGGGGGCGACCCGCTGGGAAGTCGTGCGCATGACGGTCCTGCCCTTCGGCATGTCCGGCTACATCTCCGGGGCGATGCTGGGCCTGGGCCGGGCGCTGGGGGAGACGATGGCCCTGTACATGGTCATCTCCCCGGCGGCGGGCTTCCGGTTCTCGCTTTTCGACGGCGGCACCACCTTCGCCACCGCAATCGCCAACGCCGCCCCGGAGTTCAACAACAATATTTCCGCCGGCGCCTATATCGCCGCCGGCCTGGTGCTCTTCGTGCTCACCTTCGTGGTCAACTCCATTGCCCGCGCGCTCGTGGCCAAGAAATAG
- the pstA gene encoding phosphate ABC transporter permease PstA gives MTTLTPKRSSFGGISRRRQATNSVAAVAVYATMALALIPLIWVLCVLISRGISPLLHADWWTLSQNRVMYTQPKGGALHAIVGTLVQTAICSAISIPIGVFTAVYLVEYSRGGRLGRLTTFMVDILTGVPSIVAALFVYSLWIVLFGFQRSGMAVSLALVLLMVPVIVRNTEEMLRVVPQELREASLALGVPKWVTILRVVLPTALSGIITGIMLAIARVMGESAPVLILVGSTPAINWDPLHGPQSSLPLMMVDMYKAGTAPAVLDKLWGAALTLVVIIAVLNIAARFISARFSVKN, from the coding sequence ATGACTACCTTGACTCCGAAGCGGTCGAGCTTTGGCGGGATTTCGCGGCGTCGACAAGCAACAAACTCCGTGGCTGCGGTGGCCGTCTATGCCACCATGGCGCTCGCCCTGATCCCCCTGATCTGGGTGCTGTGCGTGCTCATCTCGCGGGGGATCTCCCCGCTGCTGCACGCCGACTGGTGGACGCTGTCGCAGAACCGGGTGATGTACACCCAGCCCAAGGGCGGGGCGCTGCACGCCATTGTGGGCACCCTGGTGCAGACGGCCATCTGCTCGGCCATCTCCATCCCCATCGGCGTATTTACCGCCGTCTACCTGGTGGAATACTCCCGCGGCGGGCGGCTGGGACGGCTGACCACCTTCATGGTGGACATCCTTACCGGCGTGCCGTCCATCGTCGCCGCCCTGTTCGTCTACTCCCTGTGGATCGTCCTGTTCGGCTTCCAGCGCTCCGGCATGGCCGTCTCGCTGGCGCTGGTGCTGCTCATGGTGCCGGTGATCGTGCGCAACACCGAGGAGATGCTGCGGGTGGTGCCCCAGGAACTGCGGGAGGCTTCCCTGGCGCTCGGCGTGCCCAAGTGGGTGACCATCCTGCGCGTGGTGCTGCCCACCGCGCTGTCCGGGATCATCACCGGCATCATGCTCGCCATCGCGCGAGTCATGGGAGAATCCGCCCCCGTGCTCATCCTGGTGGGCTCCACCCCGGCGATCAACTGGGACCCGCTGCACGGGCCCCAGTCCTCCCTGCCCCTGATGATGGTGGACATGTACAAGGCGGGCACCGCCCCGGCCGTGCTGGACAAGCTGTGGGGCGCGGCACTGACCCTCGTGGTCATCATCGCCGTACTCAACATTGCCGCCCGCTTCATCTCCGCACGATTCTCCGTGAAGAACTAG